The Streptomyces sp. NBC_00597 DNA segment CCCGGGGGCGGGGACTCGTGCAGCGGGTACGTCGGCCCGTACCCGGCGGGCACGTGCTCCGGCTGGGGCTGCAACTGGGGCTGCGGCTGCGGCTGCGGCTGGGCGTCCTGGGCCGGCGGGGGCGGGGAGTGGACGGGCGTGGGGACCGGGGTGTGGAACGGCGGCGGGCCCGCGGGCTGCGGCGGCACCACGGGCTGCTGCGGTACCGGCGCCGGGACCGCGTCCTGTACCACCCGCTGCGAGGTCGAGGAGGTCGTGGACACGACGGCGTGCCGTACGTCCTTCATCCAGCCGGCCAGGCTGACGGGCCGCTGCACCGGATCGCCCGCGTAGACGGCGGTGATCCGCTCGCGCCGCTCGGCGTCCAGTACCGCGATCTGCGGCAGCGCCGCCATCGCCCGGGCCAGCTGTTCCGGGGAGTTGGGCGGCGATTCGCCGCTCAGCAGGAAGTACGCGATGGCCCCGAAGGCGTAGCGGTCGGCCGCCGGGGTGCGCTTGCCGTCGAAGACCTCGGGAGCCGCGTACCCCGGGGTGAACCACACCTCGGCCGTCTGGTGGTCGGCGGTCAGCTTGCTGAGCCCGAAGTCCACCAGGGTGGCCTGACCGTGACCGTCCACCATCACGTTGCCTGGTGACAGGTCACCGTGGATCACCTGACGCCCGGACGGGGTGGCCTTCCCGGAGTGCAGCCAGTCCAGGACGTCGGCCAGCTGCTCCAGCGTCCGCATCACCTCGCGCCGCTCGGCGGCGGTGGCGAGGTTCCGTTCGGCGCGCCAGTCGCGCAGGTCGAGCCCGTCGACGTGGTTCATCACGAGGACGAGGGCCCGCCCGGTCAGCGTCCCGGACTCCCCCGACCGGTGGATCGGCGGCCCCTCGAAGTGCTCCCGGACGCCGACGACGCCCGGGCGGTGCACGAAGCGCAGGAGCTCGGCCTGCTCGTTCCACTTGCGGCTGATCCGGTCGAACTCGTCGGGCGTCATGGTCGTCTTGGAGTCGAGCACCTTGACGACCACCGGTTCGCCGCCACCCGCGAGCTCGATCTCCGCGAGATAGAGAACGGCCTCCCCGCCGCGCCCGATCGACCGGAGCAGCCGGTACCGGTCTGCTGCCGCATCCGGCCCGATGTGCAGATTCTGGCTGGTCAATTTCCCCCCAGCGCCGATGCTTTGAGTGGGCATCAGTTTGGCGTGGCCGGAATCACACGGTCAATCGGAACGGTCAGTTTGCCCCGGGGCGGAAGAAGGCGAGGCGGGCCTTCTTCGCCGGCAGGTGGACCTCGGGCAGGTCGATCTCCGGGAGCTCGACCTCCGGGCCGAGCACGAAGCCGCTGCGCACCAGACGGGTGATGGCCTTCTCGTTGCGGGCGTCGGGCTCCGCGACCACCCGGCGGGTGCTCTCCTGCGAGACGACGTAGGAGAGGAAGGCCCCGATCAGGCCCGCGCTGAAGCCGCGTTCGGCCGCACCCCGCGTCGGGCCGACCAGGAGGTGCACGCCGGTGTCGCCGGGCTGCACCTCGTAGCACTCGCTGACCCGGTCCTCGGCGCAGTCGTACGACTGGAACAGCGCGACCGGCTCACCGTCGCGGCGCGCCAGGAACGCGTGGTGGGTGGTGCGGCGGTCGACGTCCTCGTAGATCTGCTGGACGAGTTCGACGCTGGCCTCGCCCATGCCCCAGAAGCGGGCCCGCTCCTCGGTGACCCAGGAGTGGATCAGTGCGGCGTCGGCGGCCGGGTCGACGGGGGTGAGGGTGACCGTGCCGACGCCCTCGACGCGCTGGGAGTACACGGGCTGCCGGGTGGAGGCGCTGTTGCCGGTCATACGCGTTCCTTCGTGAGGAGGGCCCAGTCGGTGACGACCGGGACGAGTTCGCACCGCGCCCAGAACGGGAGCTGGTCGC contains these protein-coding regions:
- a CDS encoding protein kinase, with the protein product MTSQNLHIGPDAAADRYRLLRSIGRGGEAVLYLAEIELAGGGEPVVVKVLDSKTTMTPDEFDRISRKWNEQAELLRFVHRPGVVGVREHFEGPPIHRSGESGTLTGRALVLVMNHVDGLDLRDWRAERNLATAAERREVMRTLEQLADVLDWLHSGKATPSGRQVIHGDLSPGNVMVDGHGQATLVDFGLSKLTADHQTAEVWFTPGYAAPEVFDGKRTPAADRYAFGAIAYFLLSGESPPNSPEQLARAMAALPQIAVLDAERRERITAVYAGDPVQRPVSLAGWMKDVRHAVVSTTSSTSQRVVQDAVPAPVPQQPVVPPQPAGPPPFHTPVPTPVHSPPPPAQDAQPQPQPQPQLQPQPEHVPAGYGPTYPLHESPPPGPAASKKRRAGLVLGSVATVLVIAALAVLGVRLLDKDKGDDQASGGKAGSSASDSASPEEESPTPTPSPSESESGSGSGSSDAGATPDPTASGTQPGRVAADIKAADLTQLTPIAGLGNFTVGAAKINTKQYGAAFIANPDCNDEAITEFDLNREWKHLEFTAGIDDGSTHEKGRVSISLDGKPAAFSELVELGKPATKSVDVTDALRLRVKVDMGCDNGTVVIAAPQLTR
- a CDS encoding GNAT family N-acetyltransferase codes for the protein MTGNSASTRQPVYSQRVEGVGTVTLTPVDPAADAALIHSWVTEERARFWGMGEASVELVQQIYEDVDRRTTHHAFLARRDGEPVALFQSYDCAEDRVSECYEVQPGDTGVHLLVGPTRGAAERGFSAGLIGAFLSYVVSQESTRRVVAEPDARNEKAITRLVRSGFVLGPEVELPEIDLPEVHLPAKKARLAFFRPGAN